Proteins from a single region of Sporosarcina sp. P33:
- a CDS encoding AarF/ABC1/UbiB kinase family protein — MFFLLKRRMKNAQRFQEIINVFLKNGFSHILFRLGLTDRKFSSADEQMDLNLYHVGRKLRIALEQLGPTFIKLGQIASGRRDLVPEEIAAELEKLQDHVESFPYEVVQEIIEYQLGAPIDELFMEFDKEPLASASIGQVHTARLPGGELVAVKIQRPNIQRQVNTDLAILHDLAGFLEKNMEWAKAYHLKELIYEFSHSLREELDYQLEARNAERISRQFIKNPDIQVPLVYDEYTTRTVLTTELVTGIKVSNISRLDDEGYDRNIIAERIAESMLSQVMEYGFFHGDPHPGNIFIAPGNTIYYLDFGMVGQLSKEMTYHFVSLLIALKKGNITRLIDVFSAMDILHEDTGTDALYRDLQVIQRKYYETSLHDLKLGDVFMEIFSIAYRHQIRLPNEVAILSKVILTLEGVLGKLDPSFSIMKAIEPYSKKLVLRQFDPRYLLENGWHTFVKNAEIIAELPNDVKKAIRTVQKGKVELDVGLKETSIIFRRLDKIANRLSLSIVLLAFSILMVGLIIGSAIAGQTALFLKLPLIEVGSVIAALMFVYLLFSIIRSGRI; from the coding sequence GTGTTCTTTTTGCTGAAACGAAGAATGAAGAATGCACAGCGATTTCAAGAGATTATCAATGTCTTTTTGAAGAATGGATTCAGCCATATCTTATTTCGGCTCGGACTGACAGACAGGAAATTTTCTTCTGCAGATGAGCAAATGGATCTGAACTTATATCATGTGGGCAGGAAATTACGAATCGCGCTGGAACAGCTCGGCCCGACGTTCATCAAACTCGGGCAAATTGCCAGCGGACGGCGGGATTTAGTGCCTGAGGAAATTGCAGCAGAACTTGAGAAATTGCAGGACCACGTGGAATCTTTTCCATACGAAGTAGTACAGGAAATCATCGAGTATCAATTAGGTGCTCCAATAGATGAATTATTCATGGAATTCGATAAAGAACCGCTTGCCTCTGCATCCATTGGGCAAGTGCATACTGCACGGCTGCCCGGCGGTGAATTAGTCGCCGTCAAAATTCAGCGCCCTAATATTCAAAGACAAGTAAATACTGACTTGGCAATACTGCATGATTTAGCCGGGTTTTTAGAGAAAAATATGGAGTGGGCAAAAGCTTATCATCTAAAAGAGCTAATTTATGAATTCTCTCATTCTCTGCGAGAGGAACTGGACTACCAGCTCGAAGCCCGTAATGCAGAACGAATTTCCCGTCAATTCATAAAAAACCCTGATATTCAAGTACCGCTCGTATACGATGAATACACTACGCGAACTGTGCTCACAACCGAATTAGTTACCGGCATTAAAGTCAGTAATATTAGCCGGCTCGACGATGAAGGGTACGACAGAAATATCATTGCAGAACGAATCGCGGAGTCTATGCTTTCGCAAGTAATGGAATACGGCTTTTTCCATGGTGATCCGCATCCCGGCAATATTTTCATTGCACCGGGCAATACCATTTATTATTTGGATTTCGGTATGGTAGGCCAGCTCAGCAAAGAAATGACATATCACTTCGTTTCACTGTTGATAGCTCTGAAAAAAGGAAACATCACACGGCTGATTGATGTATTCTCTGCTATGGACATTCTGCACGAAGATACGGGTACTGACGCCCTATATCGCGACTTGCAAGTCATTCAGCGAAAATATTACGAAACGTCGCTGCATGATTTAAAACTGGGCGATGTGTTTATGGAGATTTTCTCTATTGCTTATCGCCACCAAATACGATTACCGAATGAAGTTGCCATTCTCTCCAAAGTGATACTTACATTGGAAGGTGTGCTTGGCAAGCTGGATCCCTCCTTCAGTATAATGAAAGCAATTGAGCCGTACAGTAAAAAGTTGGTGCTGAGACAGTTCGACCCGCGTTATCTGCTGGAAAATGGCTGGCATACTTTCGTGAAAAATGCAGAAATCATTGCAGAACTGCCAAATGACGTCAAAAAAGCAATCAGAACTGTACAAAAAGGGAAAGTAGAATTAGACGTAGGGCTAAAAGAGACCAGCATCATATTCCGCCGACTCGATAAGATCGCCAATCGTCTGTCATTAAGTATTGTCTTACTGGCATTCAGCATTTTAATGGTCGGGCTCATTATAGGCTCCGCGATTGCAGGACAGACCGCACTATTCCTGAAACTGCCGCTTATCGAAGTCGGCTCAGTCATTGCAGCGCTGATGTTTGTTTACTTGCTGTTTTCGATAATCCGCTCCGGCAGAATATAG
- a CDS encoding catalase, with translation MNNDSQVNENSKNKQLETFRARDSEHTMTTNQGLKISEDEHSLKAGTRGPTLIEDFHFREKMTHFDHERIPERVVHARGYAAHGEFELYESMKKYTKAGFLQEPGQKTPVFTRFSTVAGSRGSAEAVRDVRGFAVKFYTQEGNYDLVGNNMPVFFIQDAIKFPDLVHAVKPEPHNEMPQAASAHDTFWDFVANNQESAHMVMWQMSDRAIPRSLRMMEGFGVHTYRFVNEQGEAHFVKFHWKPKLGVHSLVWDEAQKINGKDPDFHRRDLWESIENGDFVEFELGVQLLEEKDEFKFDFDILDPTKIWPEEDVPVKIIGKMTLNRNVDNVFAETEQVAFHPGSVVPGIDFTNDPLLQGRLFSYTDTQLIRLGGPNFHELPINRPVCPFHNNQRDGYGRQTINVGQTAYHKNSLANNKPDTASPEDGGYVHYQEKVEGRKVQARSDSFKDHFSQARLFWNSMSDPEKQHIIAAFSFEVGKVKDMNVRKQVVDMFANVDQDMAAQIADAVGVDAPQGVKQTDVSKSSPALSQENKAKLPDTRKVAVLIADQFDDEVLEPFLKASLDAGMSIDIVSEKFGKLTGKNGATVDVDETLLTVHSVLYDALYVVGGQAEQQKKFEMDVADFVNEAYMHFKPIGSAPAAKNLLDQTKVQPGPGILMDLTVSGEGAQWAEAVAHHRFWDRNIYV, from the coding sequence ATGAACAATGACAGCCAAGTAAATGAAAATAGTAAGAATAAGCAACTGGAAACATTTCGTGCACGTGACAGCGAGCATACAATGACAACTAACCAAGGATTAAAAATTTCAGAAGATGAACATTCTCTAAAAGCAGGGACACGCGGACCAACATTAATAGAAGACTTTCATTTCCGTGAAAAAATGACGCATTTTGACCATGAACGGATTCCGGAGCGGGTAGTGCACGCGCGAGGGTATGCCGCTCACGGAGAATTCGAGCTATACGAGTCGATGAAGAAATATACAAAAGCAGGCTTTTTACAGGAGCCCGGCCAAAAAACTCCTGTCTTCACACGCTTCTCTACCGTGGCGGGCAGCAGAGGTTCTGCAGAAGCAGTACGCGACGTCCGCGGCTTTGCGGTAAAGTTTTATACACAGGAAGGAAATTATGATTTAGTCGGAAATAATATGCCGGTGTTTTTCATTCAGGATGCAATCAAATTTCCTGACCTAGTGCATGCGGTGAAACCTGAGCCGCATAATGAAATGCCGCAGGCCGCTTCTGCACATGACACGTTCTGGGACTTTGTTGCAAATAACCAGGAGTCCGCACATATGGTTATGTGGCAAATGTCCGACCGTGCCATTCCGCGCAGTCTGCGGATGATGGAAGGATTCGGTGTGCATACGTATCGTTTCGTTAATGAACAAGGGGAAGCGCACTTTGTGAAATTCCACTGGAAGCCGAAACTTGGCGTACACTCTTTAGTTTGGGACGAGGCACAGAAAATCAACGGCAAGGATCCCGATTTTCACCGCCGCGATCTATGGGAATCAATTGAAAATGGCGATTTCGTGGAATTCGAGCTTGGCGTGCAGCTCCTTGAAGAGAAAGACGAATTCAAATTTGACTTTGATATTCTTGATCCAACGAAAATATGGCCCGAAGAAGACGTGCCGGTTAAAATTATCGGAAAGATGACACTAAACCGGAACGTGGACAACGTCTTCGCGGAAACGGAGCAAGTTGCTTTCCATCCCGGCAGTGTAGTACCGGGGATTGATTTCACAAATGACCCTTTATTACAGGGCCGATTATTCTCGTATACAGATACGCAGCTCATTCGTCTTGGCGGACCCAACTTCCATGAGCTGCCGATCAACCGCCCTGTCTGTCCATTTCACAATAACCAGCGCGACGGTTACGGAAGACAAACCATCAATGTCGGACAAACCGCCTACCATAAAAACTCTCTGGCCAATAACAAGCCGGATACTGCTTCTCCGGAAGACGGCGGCTATGTGCATTATCAGGAAAAAGTAGAAGGACGCAAAGTACAGGCGCGAAGTGATTCATTTAAAGACCACTTCTCTCAGGCACGCTTATTCTGGAACAGTATGTCTGATCCAGAAAAACAACATATTATCGCGGCATTCAGTTTTGAAGTGGGAAAAGTAAAAGACATGAATGTCAGAAAGCAAGTCGTCGATATGTTTGCGAATGTAGATCAGGATATGGCGGCGCAAATTGCAGATGCAGTAGGTGTGGATGCCCCACAAGGCGTGAAGCAAACGGATGTATCCAAGTCTTCTCCAGCACTCAGTCAGGAGAACAAGGCAAAACTGCCGGATACACGCAAAGTGGCTGTATTGATTGCAGACCAATTCGATGACGAAGTGCTTGAACCATTTTTGAAAGCTTCACTGGACGCAGGCATGTCCATCGATATTGTCAGCGAAAAGTTCGGCAAACTGACCGGCAAAAATGGTGCGACAGTGGACGTGGATGAGACGCTGTTAACTGTTCACTCCGTTTTGTACGATGCGCTATATGTTGTAGGCGGACAAGCAGAGCAACAGAAAAAGTTTGAGATGGATGTCGCAGACTTTGTCAATGAAGCGTATATGCACTTCAAACCGATTGGCTCTGCTCCTGCGGCGAAAAACTTGCTTGACCAGACGAAAGTACAGCCGGGTCCTGGTATTCTGATGGACTTGACGGTTTCAGGCGAAGGCGCTCAATGGGCAGAAGCCGTTGCACATCACCGCTTCTGGGATCGCAATATTTATGTATAA
- a CDS encoding LysR family transcriptional regulator, whose amino-acid sequence MSINLEWYKVFRKVVQNESFSKAARSLFMTQPAVSQIISQLERELDTRLFNRTSKGVTLTDEGSLLYEYVNSSLNLIEAGNEKLRELKNLSSGELKIGVGDTISRYYLLPYLEEFHTNFPSIRFKIINGTTVELIAALKSGEVDIAVCNFPIEDDSLEKRAYFDVQDTFVYGDRFKKLFLRPVPLQELSRLPLILLESKSNSRMFVEDYLLTQGVKIHPEFELGSHELLLEFAQINLGIACVVREFSADYLESGKLQEVKFLEPIPKRSIGVCFLKGVSLSPAASKFIGILEKNPL is encoded by the coding sequence ATGTCGATTAATCTGGAATGGTATAAAGTGTTCCGTAAAGTCGTGCAAAATGAAAGCTTCTCGAAGGCGGCACGCAGCTTGTTTATGACACAGCCCGCCGTCAGTCAGATCATTTCTCAGCTTGAGCGTGAACTGGATACACGGCTGTTTAACCGCACATCCAAAGGTGTCACATTGACCGATGAAGGGTCACTGTTATATGAGTATGTCAATTCATCTTTGAATTTAATCGAAGCGGGCAATGAAAAATTGCGTGAATTAAAAAACCTGTCGTCAGGAGAGCTGAAAATTGGCGTAGGGGATACGATCTCCCGTTATTATCTATTGCCGTATCTGGAGGAATTTCACACCAACTTTCCGAGCATTCGATTCAAAATCATTAATGGAACGACGGTGGAACTGATTGCGGCGCTGAAATCAGGCGAAGTGGATATTGCAGTTTGCAACTTTCCGATTGAGGATGATTCGCTGGAGAAACGGGCTTATTTTGATGTGCAAGATACGTTTGTTTATGGTGATCGATTTAAGAAACTATTTCTAAGACCTGTGCCGCTGCAGGAGCTTTCGAGGCTGCCGTTAATTCTGCTCGAGTCTAAGTCCAACTCGCGCATGTTTGTAGAAGATTACCTTCTGACACAAGGTGTAAAGATTCATCCGGAGTTTGAGCTGGGCTCACATGAGCTGTTACTGGAGTTTGCACAGATTAATTTGGGGATTGCATGTGTAGTGCGGGAGTTTTCAGCAGACTATCTGGAAAGCGGAAAACTGCAGGAAGTGAAGTTTTTAGAGCCGATACCTAAACGCAGCATCGGTGTTTGTTTCTTAAAAGGCGTATCATTGTCCCCGGCGGCTTCCAAGTTTATCGGGATATTGGAGAAGAATCCACTATAG
- a CDS encoding coenzyme F420-0:L-glutamate ligase, whose protein sequence is MSRVVGTVVRGLRCPIINEGDNIEQIVVDSVLEAAKVENITFQDKDIVSITESIVARAQGNYATIDDIAKDIKAKFGDDTIGVIFPILSRNRFGNCLRGIAKGAKKIVLMLSYPSDEVGNHLVEMDRLDEKGVNPWTDVLTEAEFREHFGDNKHPFTGVDYIEYYKSLMDEFGIEHEVIFSNNAKTILDYTKTVLTCDIHSRFRSKRILKANGAEKVYSLDDILATSIDGSGYNDQFGLLGANKAQEDSIKLFPHSCQPVVDNIQRMLKEETGKHIEVMVYGDGAFKDPVGKIWELADPVVSPAYTDGLDGIPNEIKLKYLADNDFSELRGEELKKAVTEFIEKKDTDLMGSMASQGTTPRKLTDLIGSLSDLTSGSGDKGTPIVFIQGYFDNYTN, encoded by the coding sequence TTGAGTAGAGTTGTAGGAACGGTTGTCAGAGGATTGCGTTGTCCGATTATTAATGAAGGCGACAACATTGAACAGATTGTTGTGGACAGTGTATTAGAGGCTGCTAAAGTTGAAAATATTACATTTCAAGATAAAGATATCGTATCAATTACGGAATCAATTGTAGCGCGTGCACAAGGAAACTATGCAACGATCGATGATATTGCGAAAGATATCAAAGCAAAATTTGGTGACGATACAATCGGCGTCATCTTCCCTATTCTCAGCCGTAACCGTTTTGGAAACTGTTTGCGCGGGATTGCAAAAGGCGCGAAGAAAATTGTGTTAATGCTCAGTTACCCATCCGACGAGGTCGGTAACCACCTGGTCGAAATGGATCGTTTGGACGAAAAGGGAGTCAATCCTTGGACAGACGTATTGACTGAAGCTGAATTCCGTGAACATTTTGGCGACAACAAACACCCGTTTACAGGTGTTGACTATATAGAATATTATAAATCATTGATGGATGAGTTTGGCATTGAGCATGAAGTCATTTTCTCCAACAATGCAAAAACTATTTTGGATTATACAAAAACTGTGCTGACATGCGATATCCATTCACGTTTCAGATCGAAGCGGATTCTAAAAGCGAACGGCGCTGAAAAAGTTTACAGCCTTGATGATATTCTGGCCACATCCATTGACGGCAGCGGGTATAATGACCAATTCGGTTTACTGGGTGCAAACAAAGCACAGGAAGACAGCATCAAACTGTTCCCTCACAGCTGCCAGCCTGTCGTTGACAACATTCAGAGAATGCTGAAAGAGGAAACAGGCAAGCACATCGAAGTGATGGTTTACGGAGATGGCGCGTTTAAAGATCCGGTCGGCAAGATTTGGGAGCTGGCGGATCCAGTCGTCTCCCCTGCTTACACAGACGGACTTGACGGTATTCCGAATGAAATTAAATTAAAGTATTTGGCAGACAATGATTTTTCTGAATTGCGTGGAGAAGAGTTGAAAAAAGCAGTGACCGAATTTATCGAGAAGAAAGACACGGATTTAATGGGATCCATGGCTTCGCAAGGAACTACACCACGGAAGCTGACAGATTTAATCGGTTCATTATCCGACCTGACTTCCGGCAGCGGAGACAAAGGCACACCGATTGTCTTCATTCAAGGTTATTTTGATAATTACACAAATTAA
- a CDS encoding alpha/beta fold hydrolase yields MTLDIIKRNAVRITGTGQETIVFAHGFGCDQTVWNRLIPAFEKQYRVITFDYVGSGQSDKSAYTAERYETLSGYAQDVIEICDALNLKDILYVGHSVSGMIGVLASIERPDLMSKLIMIGPSPHYLNEPDYYGGFEREDIDELLDMMEMNYKEFTKYLAPIAMKNEDRPHLSAEFESMLYTNNPGIARRFAEATFMSDVREELSKVTVRTLILQPTEDSIVPLEVGEYIQQRIPNSELVVMQAKGHNPHISHPEETIRDIKRFIEDGSA; encoded by the coding sequence ATGACACTGGATATTATAAAAAGAAACGCTGTACGAATAACAGGTACAGGACAAGAAACAATAGTTTTTGCGCATGGTTTCGGCTGTGATCAAACCGTATGGAATCGCCTGATACCTGCTTTTGAAAAACAGTACCGCGTCATAACATTTGATTATGTTGGATCCGGTCAGAGTGACAAGTCGGCTTATACGGCGGAACGGTACGAAACTTTGAGCGGCTATGCACAAGATGTAATTGAAATATGTGACGCGCTGAACTTGAAAGATATTTTATATGTTGGCCACTCTGTCAGCGGAATGATCGGCGTATTGGCATCTATTGAAAGACCTGATCTGATGAGCAAACTGATAATGATCGGCCCGTCTCCGCATTATTTAAATGAGCCTGATTATTATGGCGGCTTTGAACGCGAGGATATAGATGAGCTGCTTGATATGATGGAGATGAACTACAAGGAATTCACAAAATACTTAGCCCCAATCGCCATGAAAAACGAAGATCGGCCACATCTCTCTGCAGAATTCGAATCCATGCTATATACAAATAACCCTGGAATTGCGCGCCGCTTTGCAGAAGCTACATTCATGTCTGATGTTCGTGAAGAGCTGTCCAAAGTCACGGTGAGAACACTTATTTTGCAGCCCACCGAAGATTCAATTGTTCCGCTCGAAGTCGGAGAATACATCCAGCAGCGCATTCCAAACAGTGAATTAGTCGTTATGCAGGCGAAAGGCCATAACCCTCACATCAGTCATCCAGAAGAAACCATTCGAGATATTAAGCGGTTTATTGAAGACGGGAGCGCATAA
- a CDS encoding GGDEF domain-containing protein: protein MDERLNLLPCGYFVLTSDWEFTEMNKTMRDILHIEEMPRHMHDVLTVPSRIYFQTYFVPSIAVHNQVSEMYLNFKVQNRALPVLMNVNKRNGQYEGIIVQIKVRDEYENQLMKSKKEAEQIQQQTDKAYNKLLTLLQEVEHKQRQLLDLNSELEELATRDELTGLYNRRAFHRNLDTVIGRAELFKPRTFSLLLFDIDHFKKVNDTYGHQTGDEVLKELARKLEEQIDAPNITARVGGEEFAVIFDDPDHVRNCRKAEKLRLHLEESEWISVPVTVSMGITEFQDGDQAGHIFVRADTALYTSKRNGRNQLTCI from the coding sequence ATGGATGAACGGTTGAACTTATTGCCCTGCGGGTATTTTGTCTTAACGAGTGACTGGGAATTCACCGAAATGAATAAGACTATGCGGGATATATTGCATATAGAGGAGATGCCGCGGCATATGCATGACGTTCTGACAGTCCCTTCAAGAATCTACTTTCAAACGTATTTTGTGCCTTCCATAGCCGTGCATAATCAAGTCAGCGAAATGTATCTGAATTTCAAAGTTCAAAATCGCGCGCTTCCTGTCCTGATGAACGTCAATAAACGCAACGGGCAATATGAAGGCATCATTGTTCAAATCAAAGTACGGGATGAGTATGAGAATCAACTGATGAAATCTAAAAAAGAAGCTGAGCAAATTCAGCAGCAGACAGACAAAGCGTATAATAAACTGCTCACACTATTGCAGGAAGTAGAACATAAACAGCGGCAATTACTGGATCTGAACAGTGAACTTGAAGAATTAGCAACACGCGATGAATTGACAGGACTCTATAACCGGCGTGCTTTCCACAGAAATCTGGATACGGTGATCGGCCGTGCTGAACTATTCAAGCCGCGTACGTTTTCCTTGCTGCTTTTTGATATCGATCATTTCAAAAAAGTAAACGATACGTATGGGCATCAAACCGGCGATGAAGTATTAAAAGAACTTGCCCGAAAATTGGAAGAGCAGATTGATGCGCCAAATATAACAGCACGTGTGGGCGGTGAAGAATTTGCCGTCATCTTTGATGACCCTGATCATGTTAGAAACTGCAGAAAAGCTGAAAAGCTCCGCCTGCACTTAGAAGAATCTGAGTGGATTAGTGTTCCGGTCACTGTCAGCATGGGCATCACGGAGTTTCAGGACGGCGATCAGGCCGGCCATATTTTTGTCCGTGCTGACACTGCTCTGTATACTTCGAAACGTAATGGCAGAAACCAATTGACCTGTATATAA
- a CDS encoding MFS transporter, giving the protein MENKKIWTKDFIVISVINFFLMLVMYLLIVTIAPFAAEEYGVSTSVAGLVSGIFIIGTLIARLAIGGFIEKVGSRKILLIGLTVTVLASVFYFGAVNLPLLMANRFFHGIGLGISSTATGTMVAQMLPPSRRGEGIGYFSLSSVLATAIGPFFGIYLSQHYEFTVLFMFCLALSVCCAAMYFFVEKAPEVTPKKNVRQTEEKRKSHDLLEKRALPIAFITLLAAMAYSGVLSFISFYADEINLVSAASFFFLVYAIAVLLSRPYTGRLLDIKGNNFVVYPSLLLFAGGLLLLSSAHAGWMLLLSGAVLGLGFGNFQSCAQAIALQGVKPERLGVATSTFFIFLDFGFGFGPYVLGLLVPVIGYQQLYVVLMFVVLAALALYMLFGRKRQKPAAN; this is encoded by the coding sequence ATGGAAAATAAAAAAATTTGGACAAAAGACTTTATTGTTATATCAGTCATCAACTTCTTTTTGATGCTAGTCATGTACTTGCTCATCGTCACCATCGCACCTTTTGCGGCGGAAGAGTATGGCGTATCCACCAGTGTTGCGGGACTTGTATCGGGTATATTCATTATCGGAACCCTCATTGCACGTCTAGCAATCGGCGGGTTCATTGAAAAAGTCGGCAGCAGGAAAATTTTACTGATCGGGCTGACAGTCACTGTTTTAGCGTCAGTCTTTTACTTTGGCGCTGTAAACTTGCCGCTTTTGATGGCTAACAGATTCTTTCACGGCATCGGACTCGGGATATCTTCTACCGCGACAGGCACGATGGTGGCGCAAATGCTGCCGCCTTCACGCCGCGGGGAAGGGATTGGTTATTTTAGTTTAAGTTCAGTCCTGGCGACCGCAATCGGTCCATTTTTCGGGATCTACCTCAGTCAGCATTATGAATTTACTGTGTTATTTATGTTTTGTCTGGCTCTTAGCGTATGCTGTGCAGCAATGTACTTCTTTGTTGAAAAAGCGCCTGAAGTTACGCCTAAGAAAAATGTGCGCCAGACAGAAGAAAAGCGCAAGAGTCATGATTTATTAGAAAAACGTGCATTACCGATCGCATTTATCACCCTATTGGCTGCAATGGCTTATTCAGGTGTATTGTCGTTTATTTCATTTTACGCAGATGAAATCAATTTGGTAAGTGCCGCCAGTTTCTTCTTTTTAGTGTATGCAATTGCCGTATTGCTTTCCAGACCGTATACAGGACGCCTGTTGGATATCAAAGGCAATAACTTTGTCGTCTATCCCTCGTTATTGCTGTTTGCAGGAGGGCTGCTGCTGCTGAGCAGTGCACACGCAGGATGGATGTTACTTCTTTCCGGCGCTGTTCTTGGACTTGGTTTCGGTAATTTTCAGTCCTGCGCACAAGCCATTGCTTTGCAAGGTGTGAAACCTGAGCGTCTCGGTGTAGCGACATCTACTTTTTTCATATTTTTGGATTTCGGATTCGGTTTTGGACCTTATGTACTAGGTTTACTCGTGCCGGTCATCGGTTACCAGCAATTATATGTGGTCTTAATGTTCGTTGTACTCGCTGCACTTGCCCTGTATATGCTGTTTGGGCGTAAGCGGCAAAAGCCGGCAGCTAACTGA
- a CDS encoding MarR family winged helix-turn-helix transcriptional regulator — MKPSQQFFTGYFHYYRPVLNRLNTLLAPYQLFHSQWGILKLLWLEGEMTSAEIAARRQIEKPSVTKVIQRLLEMDLVSIRPGTDRREKWIGVTDRGQRVVAAVMSDLELFYEELLEGAAPEDIEAGLRILEIANKNLHK; from the coding sequence ATGAAACCATCACAGCAGTTTTTTACGGGGTACTTTCACTATTATCGTCCTGTGCTGAATCGATTGAATACATTACTTGCTCCGTATCAATTATTCCACTCACAATGGGGAATACTAAAATTATTATGGCTTGAAGGGGAGATGACATCAGCTGAAATCGCTGCCCGCAGGCAAATTGAAAAGCCGAGTGTAACTAAAGTTATCCAGCGTTTATTGGAAATGGATTTAGTCAGTATTCGTCCGGGCACCGACCGAAGAGAAAAATGGATTGGCGTAACGGATCGCGGACAACGTGTAGTGGCAGCTGTTATGTCTGACCTGGAACTATTTTATGAAGAATTACTTGAAGGTGCTGCACCTGAAGATATAGAAGCGGGGCTCCGAATTTTGGAGATAGCTAATAAAAATTTACATAAATAA
- a CDS encoding dicarboxylate/amino acid:cation symporter: MDPIWNKYKSTPFVAKITIGFIAGTLLGIFFNEYTAFLKPFGTLLLNLLSLVAIPVIFLTVVLAVNQMNLAQLGKMGGKLLLYYAATTAAAVLIGLSLALWLKPGRHLTLPTDAVVEPPHAPGFSEILLQIVPKNIFEAFTAGDLMAILFVAVIIGMAISSMKFSKETKLVEMGNLLDRFFNALNTMFYKILDGVLLYAPIGIFAISATAFGEQGWDTFLGLLSFVGVFYLGVLILWLFVYSGFLKLFGNPVLPFYRNTKDAYTTAFFTSSSIATLPIAIESAKKAGVSENTANFALPLGAVFNSDGGALRMGISLVFAANITNLNLSAADFIVIIAIGTLLSIGTAGVPAAGLVTLSAVLTMFGLPLEIVALIAGVDALIGMAGTASNVMGDIVGAAVVDKKHPRKKFA, from the coding sequence GTGGACCCTATTTGGAATAAATATAAGAGCACGCCGTTTGTTGCTAAAATCACGATTGGATTTATTGCCGGAACGTTACTCGGCATCTTCTTTAATGAGTATACTGCTTTCCTTAAGCCATTCGGCACATTATTACTAAATTTACTAAGCCTGGTCGCCATCCCTGTCATTTTCTTGACTGTCGTTTTGGCGGTTAACCAAATGAATCTGGCTCAGCTCGGAAAAATGGGGGGCAAATTACTTCTGTATTATGCCGCAACAACTGCCGCAGCCGTATTGATAGGCCTTTCATTGGCACTGTGGCTGAAACCAGGGAGACATTTAACACTGCCGACGGACGCAGTCGTGGAACCTCCCCATGCACCGGGATTTTCGGAAATCTTATTGCAGATTGTGCCTAAGAATATATTTGAAGCTTTTACAGCCGGTGATTTGATGGCAATTTTATTCGTTGCAGTTATTATCGGCATGGCCATTTCTTCAATGAAATTCTCTAAAGAAACTAAACTTGTGGAGATGGGAAATTTACTTGACCGTTTCTTCAACGCATTGAATACAATGTTTTATAAAATTTTGGATGGTGTATTGTTGTATGCACCAATCGGTATTTTCGCAATCAGTGCGACTGCTTTCGGTGAGCAGGGATGGGACACATTCCTCGGATTGCTGTCATTCGTGGGGGTATTCTATCTGGGGGTATTGATACTTTGGCTGTTCGTGTACAGCGGTTTCCTGAAACTGTTTGGCAATCCCGTCCTGCCTTTCTATCGCAATACGAAAGATGCCTACACTACGGCCTTTTTCACTTCCAGCAGTATTGCCACTCTGCCGATCGCGATTGAATCTGCCAAAAAAGCGGGTGTCTCTGAGAATACAGCGAACTTCGCTTTACCGCTCGGTGCGGTCTTCAATTCTGACGGCGGTGCTCTGCGGATGGGTATTTCACTGGTTTTCGCCGCAAACATCACAAACCTGAATCTTTCCGCGGCCGATTTCATCGTCATCATTGCGATCGGGACATTACTCTCTATCGGTACGGCGGGTGTTCCTGCGGCAGGGCTGGTTACATTATCCGCCGTGCTGACAATGTTTGGCCTTCCGCTCGAGATTGTGGCATTGATTGCAGGAGTGGATGCATTAATCGGGATGGCAGGTACGGCTTCTAATGTGATGGGAGATATCGTCGGGGCCGCTGTCGTAGATAAAAAACATCCAAGAAAAAAATTTGCATAA